The Pelagibius sp. CAU 1746 genomic sequence CAGGCGCACGTCGCAGGCACGCATCAGCATGGCGCGGGTCTTGGGCAGGTCGCGCTGTTCGCCGATGAACTGCCAGTTCCAGAACGCCCGCGCGTTGTCCTCCGACATGCCGAAGATCTGCACCGGCACGCCGCGCGCGTTGGCCGCCTGCTGGAAGGCCACGGCTTCGGCGTCGCCGTCGAAGCCTTCCAGGTTGAACTGGATGGAATCCGGCGCGCGTTCCTCCTGGGGGAGCGGGTCGGGCACCGCCAGCCAGGGCGAGGCATTCAGCAGCCGCGCCACGTAGTCGTGGTTGGCCCGCCCGTCGCGCACGCGCCTCGCCAGTTCTTCGATCTGCGAGCGCGCCACGGCGGCCGACAGGTTGTTCATGCGCATGTTGTAGAGCGGCAGGCGGTTCTGCCAGAAGCGACAACGCTCGTGCACGATGGCGTGCTTCAGCCAGTTGTGCTCGTAGGCACCGGACATGATCACGGCCCGCGCGATGATGTCGGGGTCCTGGGTGATCAGCATGCCGCCCTCGCCGGCATTCATCATCTTGAACGACTGGAAGGAGAAGCAGCCGATGCGCCCCAGGGTGCCGATCTTACGGCCGTTCCACAGCGTGCCCAGGGAGTGTGCCGCGTCCTCGACCACCGGGATGCCGCGTGCCTCGCAGAGCGCCAGGATGGCGTCCATGTCGGAGGTGTGGCCGCGCATGTGGCTGATCAGCACTGCCTTCACGTCCTCTTCCAGGCAGGCCTCGAAGTCGGCCAGGTCGATGCGGTAGTTCGCGCCCACCTCGACCAGTAGCGGCCGGCAGCCGGCGTGCACCACGGCCGAGGGCACGGCGGCGAAGGTGAAGGCGGGGATGGCGACCTTGTCGCCCGGCTCCAGTCCCAGCGCCTTCAGCGCCAGGAACAGCGCCGAGGAGCAGGAGCTCACCGCCAGCGCGAAAGGCACGCCCATGTGGGCGGCGAAAGCACGCTCCAGCGCGGCGGCCGGAGAGTCGGCGTCGGCGCGGTAGCGGAACAGGTCGCCGCTGGACAGCAGCGCCTCGATCTCCTCGCGCGCTGAATCGGGGATCGGCTCGGCATCGTAGAGATTCGGTGGGCTCGCCATCATCGCATATCCTTGTTCGCGCCGGGCCTTTCCTGCGGGCCCGGCCGTCGTGACCCTAACAGCACTTTCCCCACACAGAGCCCGCGGCGGCGCGTGGCGCTCACAGCCTGCGGTAGCCGCAGGCGCGGAAGAAGTCGCGCACCTCGTCGGTCAAGAAGCCCTCGCCGGTGGCGAGCTGAGGCAGGTCGAAGCCGCCGCCGGTGTTGATCTCGATCAGCACCGGGCCGTTTGGGGTGATTGCCACGTCCATCGACTGGTAGCGCACCGGCCGGAAGATCGGCGCGCAGTTGCGCGCCAGCTCGATCACGCGCTCCCAAATCGGCAGGTGTTCGCCCACCAGCGGCGCGCCGCTCACCGGGTCGGCGTCGTGGTCGGTGGTGCCCAGCGGGTCCTTGGTGCGCGCGGTCAGGATTTCGCCGCTCGCCACGTCCAGCTTGCAGGCCAGGTTGCCGGGCCGCCAGAAGCTGTCGGCCACGTTGCCGCGCGCCGGCAGCTTCAGCACCGCAAAGGGGATCTTCACGCCGTCGTCGGCGATCAGGATGCAAAGGCGCACCGTCGCCAGCGCGTCGGTATAGCGCTGGAAGAAGTCGTGGTTGCGCTCCAGCCGCTGCAGCAGGTAAGGCGTATCGCCGACCAGTTCGTCGATGCAGGCCTCGTAGCCGACGCGCCCGCGGCCCGCCAGCGCCAAGCCCTCGTTGTCGGCGGTCTCCACCAGGAAGGCGCCGAAACTGCAGATGCCGCGGTTCTCCTTGCCGAAGGCGGGCAGCACGCCGGGCGCCGTCATGAAGGCGCGCAGCTCGGCCGCGGTAGCAATCTTCTCGGTGCCGGGATAGCGCCGCGCGCTGCGGTCGATCACCGCCAGGGTCTGCGGCACTGGAATGTCGCTGCGCGCCAGGATGTGGGAGCAGAGCCACTTGTCCTCGGTGGTCGCCTGCCAGGTCATGTCGCAGCAGGCGTGGGTGATCGGCCAGTGCAGGGTGTTGGTGATGAAGCGCGCCTGCCCGACCGGGCTGTGGCGCTGCCGGTCGTAGACGCCGTACTGGATGTATTCCGGCAGGGTGATCCGGCCGGGGCCGCGGTGCAGGCGGAAGTACTCGCGCACCAGCTCGAAGGGGCCGCGCCCGCTTCTCTGCTGGGCGTGGCGCAGGTATTCGGCGATCGGTGGCTTGGCCTTGCTCTGGTCGGCGCGGTCGTGGCTGACAGCATGGGCCAGCCGGTCCTGCCGGGCGCGGGCATCGTCGCCGCCGGCGGCCTGTGCCGCTGCCAGACCCGCCCGCCCGGTTTCCGGCCCGTTCTGCGCCGCTTCGTGAACCGTCTCTGCGTGATCCGCAGGATTCCCTTCGGCGGGCGTTTCGGCCGCCTGTTTCGCCGCGTTGCTCATGGGCGCGTTCCTTCTCTGCAAGGCCCCACCGCCGGGGCCATCTCGGCCTGGCCGCCTGCGTCCCGTGCGGCGCCACCCGCGGCCAGTTTCGCGTCCCGGCTTTAATATTGTGTAAATGATATACTCCGGCGTGAGCGCCGCCCTCGGCGCCATGCGAAGCTGGATGAGGGGGATGCTGAAGTAGGGGAAGGGACGCCCTGTCTGCCGTCACCCTCGGGCTTGTCCCGAGGGGCCCCAAGAGCTTCAGGGGGGCCGAGGGACCGGGCGGCTGCCGCTAAATGCCCGGAACAAGCCCGGGCAAGGCGACCTGAAAGCCCTTAAAGATCCTTCCGGTAGACAATGAACTCCGACTTCTCCGCCACCCGGTCGTAGAGCCGCCGCCCCGTCTAGCGCCCGCCCTTGATCTCGCGCTCGTAGATGATGGCGCCGCTGTTCTTGGCCACGGCGTCGTAGAGCCGCCGCGCCGTCGCGTTGTCGCCTTGCGTCTGCCAGTAGACGCGCTTGGCGCCCGCCGCCGTGGCCGCGTCGCAGACCGCCTCGATCAGCGCCCGCCCGACGCCTTGCCCGCGCGCCGCCTCGGCGGTGAAAAGGTCCTCCAGGTAGCACAGCGAGCCCAGGACATTGGTGCTCAGGTGATAGAGGTAGTGGGTGAAGCCCAGCAGGCTGCCGTCCTCCGCTTCCGCCACCAGTCCCCACAGCGGCTGGGCATCGTCGAAGAGCCGCCCCCAGGTCATCGCCGTCACGCCGGGTGCCACCGGCGGCTCGCCGGCCGGCCCCCAGGCGTGCCCGTAGAAGACGTTGTAGGCATGCCAGAGGGGAAGCCACTGGTCGTGGTCGTCAGGGCGCGGCGGGCGGATGAGGGGGGAGGTGGAAATCAAGATCTTTGTGTTCAAAGAGTAACGATGTCGTCTGATTGAAAGAATGTCTTGGCTTGGATTGCTTCGCGCATTCGTTCGACGTCTTCAGCAAATACGACAACTGCCAAGTCATGGAGGGCGCGCGAGCAGCACACGTAAAATAACCGCCTCGTTCGATCGATGACGGAGTCTTTCTTTTGGTCGATATTATCTTGATCTTTTGCGGTGAGCTCAGTGACTCCAAAGTATTTTCCGTAAGAGAACGCAGGATTTACACCCTCTTGGTCATCAATGACTAAAAGAACCTTTTCGAACTCGGCCCCCTTGATTCCCTGCTGGGTGGCGAAAGGTGAAAGATCCTCAATATAGCGGCGATAACCCCACAATTCAGTTGCCGGGCTTAGCGCGAAGCGGTGAGCAGCATTCTCAGGTGCCTCCTGTTCCGGTGGTTGACCTTCTTGGTACAGCTTAAGAAGATCATCGAAACGTTCGTCGAGTGCCAGGAGCCTATTGTTTTTAAGGAACAAAAAAATATCACCGATTGTATGGCCGCCATCTGGTTCAAATCGCTGTGTCAATTCAGCAATATTGTCCTTCAAATCTGCAAGAATCTCAGCCGCATCTAAGCCTGCCAAGTGTTCGGGTTGAAGGCACGGGCAATATCGGCGCAACATCCGCATCACCTCGAACTCAGAATTGCTATGCTGTGCGGCAATCAACGGCAAAATGTAAGAAAGGAAAGGCCTTACAACCCAAGCTGTGCCATCTACAAGTCCTGACTTTAGGTCTTCGGGCGCCTTATCGTTAAGCGCTGAATAAATGCTGGGAAAGCCAAGTCGGTTAGCCGCCATCCGATGGACGAGAACAAGGAGCCGTATGTCAGCCTCCACCGCATCCTCGTCTGCGCACCAATCTTCGTCGTCATCTTGTTCGGCAAGCCAAGATCTTGCGTTTTCAAGGCGCTCTTGCCGCCTTTCGTCTGCGGGCAATATCACGACTCGTGCCGTGCCCTGGACAAAGACATTTTTGCCATTTATCTCCTTTACGCGGCCGCCCGTCTGCTCAAGCCGGTCATCCTCTGCACGAATGCTGTTGATAACCGCTAGCACTTTCTGTGGGCAACGAAAATTCTCAGGTTTCCGCAGCGTCACCCAACCTTCCTCCGTTGCGATCGGGCCAGCCCCTTGCATGTAGATTTTCTGTACTGGATCACCGAAGAACCCGAGACATAAATCGTGGTATCCATCCGTTGCAATGATTCGGAGCGCCTCAACGAAATTTGGATCGGTATCCTGACTCTCATCGACAAAGATAACGGGAAATCTACGTGCGATGACCTTGCGCATGATTTCACTGTTGCGGATAAAATCCGGACCGATGCTTAGGATGTCGCTATGCCCCAGGATGCCGTTCGAGTAGTCACTTCCGGTGCCATAGCGGAAGGTCTTCACCCGTTTGATCTCATCTTTTTGGCGGGTATAGCGTTCTATATCTTCCGCTGCTTTTGCCTTTGTTGTTGCGCGGCTACGAGGATTCCCGATTTTCTCATTCGCCTCGGCGATCTTTCGATCGAGTCGCTCAAGCACCCAGGTTCGCAGGTTCTTTTGGAAGGGCTTAATAACAGTCCAAAGAAAGCTGTGAATGGTTGAAATATGAAATAGGTTGTCGCCACCGACATCACCTTTGATCTCCTCCACAGCAACTTCCGTATAAGTGATGCAAGCAATCTGTTTCCCCTCACGCCTAAAGCGCGGGCCTTGTGAACATGCAAGGTGTGCAAGGGCTTTGACGAGCGAAGTGGTCTTTCCTGAACCAGCGCCAGCAACCATCACGAAGTGACGGGTGCCCTCGCTATTCAGGCGGTCCCGAAGGGCGACGTCGGTCTCGGTGTCAGGTTTGCCTATGCGGCTCGTCATGCAGCCTGATCCTCTCCGCCTTCTTTGTCAGTGATCGCCACGCCTAGCTCTTTCTCGAGCCAGAGCAAAC encodes the following:
- a CDS encoding aminotransferase class I/II-fold pyridoxal phosphate-dependent enzyme, with protein sequence MASPPNLYDAEPIPDSAREEIEALLSSGDLFRYRADADSPAAALERAFAAHMGVPFALAVSSCSSALFLALKALGLEPGDKVAIPAFTFAAVPSAVVHAGCRPLLVEVGANYRIDLADFEACLEEDVKAVLISHMRGHTSDMDAILALCEARGIPVVEDAAHSLGTLWNGRKIGTLGRIGCFSFQSFKMMNAGEGGMLITQDPDIIARAVIMSGAYEHNWLKHAIVHERCRFWQNRLPLYNMRMNNLSAAVARSQIEELARRVRDGRANHDYVARLLNASPWLAVPDPLPQEERAPDSIQFNLEGFDGDAEAVAFQQAANARGVPVQIFGMSEDNARAFWNWQFIGEQRDLPKTRAMLMRACDVRLPARLTQDELDSVATALIEAAAAVKDARRNAAGPYSASA
- a CDS encoding sugar-transfer associated ATP-grasp domain-containing protein, which produces MSNAAKQAAETPAEGNPADHAETVHEAAQNGPETGRAGLAAAQAAGGDDARARQDRLAHAVSHDRADQSKAKPPIAEYLRHAQQRSGRGPFELVREYFRLHRGPGRITLPEYIQYGVYDRQRHSPVGQARFITNTLHWPITHACCDMTWQATTEDKWLCSHILARSDIPVPQTLAVIDRSARRYPGTEKIATAAELRAFMTAPGVLPAFGKENRGICSFGAFLVETADNEGLALAGRGRVGYEACIDELVGDTPYLLQRLERNHDFFQRYTDALATVRLCILIADDGVKIPFAVLKLPARGNVADSFWRPGNLACKLDVASGEILTARTKDPLGTTDHDADPVSGAPLVGEHLPIWERVIELARNCAPIFRPVRYQSMDVAITPNGPVLIEINTGGGFDLPQLATGEGFLTDEVRDFFRACGYRRL
- a CDS encoding GNAT family N-acetyltransferase, with translation MISTSPLIRPPRPDDHDQWLPLWHAYNVFYGHAWGPAGEPPVAPGVTAMTWGRLFDDAQPLWGLVAEAEDGSLLGFTHYLYHLSTNVLGSLCYLEDLFTAEAARGQGVGRALIEAVCDAATAAGAKRVYWQTQGDNATARRLYDAVAKNSGAIIYEREIKGGR
- a CDS encoding UvrD-helicase domain-containing protein, producing MTSRIGKPDTETDVALRDRLNSEGTRHFVMVAGAGSGKTTSLVKALAHLACSQGPRFRREGKQIACITYTEVAVEEIKGDVGGDNLFHISTIHSFLWTVIKPFQKNLRTWVLERLDRKIAEANEKIGNPRSRATTKAKAAEDIERYTRQKDEIKRVKTFRYGTGSDYSNGILGHSDILSIGPDFIRNSEIMRKVIARRFPVIFVDESQDTDPNFVEALRIIATDGYHDLCLGFFGDPVQKIYMQGAGPIATEEGWVTLRKPENFRCPQKVLAVINSIRAEDDRLEQTGGRVKEINGKNVFVQGTARVVILPADERRQERLENARSWLAEQDDDEDWCADEDAVEADIRLLVLVHRMAANRLGFPSIYSALNDKAPEDLKSGLVDGTAWVVRPFLSYILPLIAAQHSNSEFEVMRMLRRYCPCLQPEHLAGLDAAEILADLKDNIAELTQRFEPDGGHTIGDIFLFLKNNRLLALDERFDDLLKLYQEGQPPEQEAPENAAHRFALSPATELWGYRRYIEDLSPFATQQGIKGAEFEKVLLVIDDQEGVNPAFSYGKYFGVTELTAKDQDNIDQKKDSVIDRTRRLFYVCCSRALHDLAVVVFAEDVERMREAIQAKTFFQSDDIVTL